From the Bacteroidia bacterium genome, the window GACACCGCAAACCAGTGGAACAACACAGTTGTTATACAGCGTCCATTTTGTTAATGCAGCGATAGGATGGGCAGTTGGTAATAGCGGCACAATTCTAAAAACCACCGACGGTGGCACAACATGGACACCGCAAACCAGTGGAACAATACAGACGTTATACAGCGTCCATTTTGTTAGTGAAACAACAGGATGGGTAGTTGGAAGCGGCAGTTTAATCCTTAAATCAAACTTTGATACTATAGGTATCATTGATGCACTTACCATTATTCCAGAAGAAATCACTATCACAAATACCATAGCTGAACAACCTCTATTAAAAACAACAGTGCCTGCTCATACCCTAAAAAGACAACGTGCTCTTCGAGGAATCATATACATAGAAAATTACTCCAAAAATATCACATCTGTAGGCACTTTTCGATTCAAATTTGGTGGAACAACACTTATTACACTAACAGCAGGAACAGGACAGTTAAATTCGTTGAATGGTATAATTGAATTCTATATCAGCAGTATTACTTCCACATCTCAGCGTGTTACCGCTCGCATTGATCTCAGCCAACAAGGTATCGGAACAAATCTTGCACAATTCCGACAAAAAACATCCGTAACAAGCTCGATCAATACCAACATAGACCAAATTCTTGAAGTTTCATATGAACCATCTGATTCAAATGATTTGCTTACAAGAGGATCAACCCACGTAGAAATTCTTAGAGCATAAAAACTACAAACCAGAACAACAACCTGAGCAAAACAAAATAGTAAAACAACACAGCTCTAATTGAACAAATCAGGATTTCACTGTTCTAAAAAAATCACTTTTTAAACCGGCGTGAAGAAGAAGGTAGTTTACTTTGTTTTTTCTCTATTTCTTGCAACATATCTTGTTTCATTTTTTCCCATTCACTAAGATCTGCAATTTTAACTGCATCTCTTGGGATTAGTCCTGCCCGATCTAAAGCAGTCATAATCATAGAATACACAGAGTCGTAAAAAGTAACCCCTGATTTCATTTTGTATCCCAAGATATTCGCTTGTGCCGTTGTTGACCAGAAAGGTTTATCATCAGACGCATCCTTGCCTCGCTGTAGAAACACTTTGTGAACTTTATTTGGATCAATAACCAATTGCCAATCGTCACCTCGTTTAACCGACTTGATATAAAATACCTTTTCTTTGTTATCGTAGCTTATTTTGAAATTGGGAATCGTTGCCATGACCAACACCGCACGAATTAACGCATTCATTTTGGTTCTTTTGCGTTCACGATCCGCTAGTGTCTCTTCA encodes:
- a CDS encoding YCF48-related protein encodes the protein TQPLLSVHFVNAAIGWAVGLGGTILKTTNGGTTWTPQTSGTTQLLYSVHFVNAAIGWAVGNSGTILKTTDGGTTWTPQTSGTIQTLYSVHFVSETTGWVVGSGSLILKSNFDTIGIIDALTIIPEEITITNTIAEQPLLKTTVPAHTLKRQRALRGIIYIENYSKNITSVGTFRFKFGGTTLITLTAGTGQLNSLNGIIEFYISSITSTSQRVTARIDLSQQGIGTNLAQFRQKTSVTSSINTNIDQILEVSYEPSDSNDLLTRGSTHVEILRA